The genomic stretch ATCAACTTCAGTATATTTCGGTTTGATTTGAAAAGCAGCTTCATCTTCAAAAAGGTCATACCCTTGATCTTCCGGACTGACAAGTTCTGCATGGTCAAGAGCCGCATCTATACTCGCAAGGAGTGTCGCCCTGTCTTGTCCGAATTCATCAAAGCAGCCGGCAAAAATGAGTGATTCAAGAGTCTTTCGATTGACCGCCTTTGATGGGACCCGCACGCAAAAATCGAACAAATCAAGGAAAGGCTTTTTCTTTCTCGCTTCGACTATTCCCCTCAACGCAGCTGCTCCAATTCCCTTGATTGCACCAATGCTGAAACGGATTCCTTCTCTTTCAACCATAAAAGGAAATTGGCTGCTATTAATCGAAGGAGGCAGAATGTTAATGCCCCTCTGCTGTGATTCTTTTATATATTGAGCTATTTTATCCTCATTGCCAATGACGCTCGTCAGAAGCGATGCCATAAAATAAAGAGGATAGTGCGTCTTCAGATAAGCCAGCTGGCAGGCAATCATACTGTATGCGACTGCATGGCTCCGATTGAATCCATAATCGGCGAATCTCACAATCAAATCATAGATCGAATGGGCAGTCTGCTCATTGTAGCCTTTAGAAACGGCTCCTTTGACAAAATGAGCCCTCTCTTGGTCAAGTACATCTTTCTTCTTTTTGGATACGGCCCTTCTCAACAAGTCCGCTTCACCAAGAGAGAAACCTGCCATCTTTGAAGCAATCTGCATGATTTGTTCCTGATAGACTATGACTCCATAAGTCACTTTTAAAAATTCCTGCAAATCTTGATGCGGGTATTCAATCGGCTTAATGCCGTGTTTTCTTTCAATGTACAATGGGATGTTTTCCATAGGACCTGGACGATATAAGGCGTTCACTGCCACAATATCTTCGAATCTTGTTGGCTTCAGCCTCATCAGGACCTTTCTCATCCCATCGGATTCAAGTTGAAAGATTCCTGTCGTTTCTCCACGGCTTAATAACTTATAAGTGGCTTCATCATCATAGGGAATCCTGTCCAAATCGATTTTTTTATCCATGCCGATTTTTATGGAGGTGATGATTCTTTCAAGGAGCGATAAATTGCGGAGGCCAAGGAAATCCATTTTAAGCAGACCGATTTCTTCCAGTACATCCATTGGGTATTGGGTCAGCGTAAGTCCATTTTGTCCTTGTTGAATCGGTATCTCATCCACCAGCTGAGAATCGCTGATGACTACACCTGCAGCATGGGTCGATGCATGGCGCGGAAGCCCCTCGATTTTCAGTGCTGTAGAAAATAATTTCTTATAATAGTCTGATTGATCAATGAATTCCTTCAATGCCGGCGACTCCTGATAGGCGTCTTTCAATTTCAGTCCAGGTTTGGAGGGAACCAGTCGGGAAAACTGTTCGAGTTCCTTGGAGCTGCATCCGAATACCCGGGCAGCGTCCCTTAAAGCCGCCTTTGCCGCAAGTGTACCAAACGTAATGATCTGGGCGACATGCATCGCTCCATACTTGCCGGCTACATATTGAAGGATTTCATCCCTTCTGTGGTCAGGGAAGTCGATATCGATATCCGGCATGGAAATCCTTTCAGGGTTTAGAAAACGTTCGAATAACAGATCGTTTGCTATCGGGTCAACGTCCGTTATCTTCAGAACATATGCTACAAGAGATCCTGCTGCAGAACCCCTTCCAGGACCAGTCAGAATTCCTTTATCCCTTGCATACTTCATGAAGTCCCATACGATGAGGAAGTAATCGCTGAATCCCATTTTCCTGATGATATCCAACTCGTATGTCAATCGTTCCTTATATTCTGTCCCAGCTTCCTTTACACGGTCATCTAAACCAGAACTGCATAAGTCTTCAAGATATTGATGCGGCTGTTGACCGGGCGGGAGCGGGTATTTCGGCAGCAGCCGCTTGTGGAACTCGAATTCCACATTACACGCTTCTGCAATCTTAATGGTGTTCTCTAAGGCATCGACATCCTCAGTGAATAACTCTGCCATTTCCTGCTTCGTTTTCAAATAAAACGAGCTGCTTCCAAGCTTGGGCCTCTCATCATCAGAAAGCTTCAATCCATCCCTTAATGCCCAGAGACATTCAAGTGTAAATGAATCATCCTTATGGAGATATTGCACATCATTGGCAGCTGCGAGAGGGACGTTCCCTTTTTTGGAAAGGTTCCTTAACTGAGCAAGGAGACCTTCTTCGCCGGGCAATCCATGTTTTTGCAAGGAAAGAAAAAAGCATCCTTCTTCAAATGCCCCTTTTAAATTACGAAGAGATTCTTCTGCCTCTTCAACCTTTTCGTTTAATAAATGTGATTCTATTTCCCCTTTTCTTCCAGGAGTCAGTGCAATCAGTCCGCGGCTGTATCCTCTCAGCCATTTCAAGGGGATCCCGTTTGGGGATTTGGTCTGTATGACGCTGGAAATTTTCATCAGGTTCCTGTATCCCTCTACTGTTTTTGCCAACAGTACCAATGGATACGCTTCGTCCGGCTCCCCCTGCTTGAGAACATCCGCTGTCATCCCGATGATTGGCTTGATGCCTTTTTCTTTGCATGCTTTATAAAATGGTATCGCACCGTATAAGACGTTCCGGTCTGTGATGGCAAGCGCCTTATGGTTATCCGCAACTGCGGAATCTATCAATTGCTCGATCGAAATCGTACTTGATAACAAACTATAGGAAGTGGTTATCTGCAAGTGAATGAACGACATATCGGTTCACTCCTTTATCCCAAACTTTTAAGATACTTCTAGTATAGCAAAAAAAGAAAATATGTTCGTACTTAAACAAAGGAAAAATGGCGGAGAGCCTTCATATAATCATAAGGTGTACGTTTGTCCCATATATATTTATTGAAGACTTTTATAGGACCGGGGATGATTCTGCTATGAACGAAGCTTTTTTTCCTGCTTTTTTTGAGAGTTTTTTTATTTCTTTTGGAGTTATGATCGGCGGTGCTCTGATTGGCGGCATATCTGCTTTTATAACAGGAGAACCGATCCTTACAAAAATCGCTGAAATATCTGTGAACATAAGGATATGGGCAATCATTGCGGCCATAGGGGGAACTTTTGACACTGTCTACAGTTTTGAAAAGGGATTCCTGCAAGGTGATACAAAAGACCTTTTTAAACAATTGCTGCTGATTTTATCTGCAATGGGCGGTGCGCAGTGCGCTGCTGAGATTATCCGCTGGTTCACCCAGGAGCAAATATCATGAGAATTCCCCCTCTTTACCGCCGCCCTGAATGGCAGCGCCTCTTGGCAGGCATTGCTGTTGGAGGATGTATCAGCTGGGTCGTTTTTTTATTCATGTTCGGGACGATGCAGGACAGGCAGTCAAAAATTCTGGAAGACCAACGGGATATCATAAAGGAATTGGAAAATGAAAAATTGATTTGGCAGGAAGAGTTCGCCGCATTAAATAAGAAGAATCAGGAGCTGTTGACAGTCCAGGGGATTGAAATCAGGATAACCAATGCAGCAAGATATCACATCAACTCTCAGGCATTAAATGAAAAGACTGATGAATTAAGGGAAGACCTGCGCCCTCTTTTAGCAAAAGATTTAAGTTCGGTCTACAAAAATAAGGAGCTCGTCAAAAAGACCATCGAGAATAAAACAGTCAAAATCAATGAAAAACGATACACATTTACAATCAAAGAAATATTTTTCTATACTACGATCCAGATCACTGCAGAAATTAAGCTGGCCGATTAACCGGCCAGCCTGGATTGACTCCTTTTAAAAAGGGGTCTATTAATTGCTCAGGCACAGCTCTTCCAGTTCCTTGGTCACTTGATCCACTTCTTCCCAGGAATGCACTGATGCGCCTGCAGCAAGGGGATGGCCTCCGCCTTTATATTTCTTTGCAAGCTGGTTGATCACTGGACCCTTCGAACGGAGCCTCACTCTGATCTGATCATCTTCTTCAATAAAGAAGCACCATGCTTTTATCCCTTTAATGTTGCCAAGGGTACTGACCAGCTGTGATGCTTCTGAAGGCGTCACTTGGAATTCCTTCAATTGATCTTTTTTCAGGATCAGCACACCTGCACCGCTTGGCCTCAGTTCGAAATTCTGGAGGACATATCCCTGAAGTTTTAAAACATGGGGGTCTGTTTCATACATTTGATTGAACAATTCGGTCCGGTCAAAGTCATAACGAATAAGTTCACCGGCATAATCAAACGTTTTCTGGGTGGTGCTTGGATATAAAAATCTTCCGGTATCCCCGACAATCCCAGCAAAAAGAAGGCGGGCGGCACGATCATTCATCACTAGCCCCTCTTCTTTTCCAGAAAGATAGAATTCGTAGATCATTTCGCTGACAGAACTTGCACCAGTATCCACCCATAACATGTCTCCATATGGATCTTCATTTGGATGGTGGTCAATCTTGATCAGTGTTTCGCCTTTTGTATAGCGCTGGTCACAAACCCTTTCCTGATTGGCTGTATCACAGACAATCACTAAGGCTCCTTCATATTGTTCATCTGAAATGACATCGAGTCTATTTAAGAAATTTAAAGAAGGTTCCTCCTCACCGACTGCGAATATCTGTTTTTCAGGGAAGGAGGCTTTCAGCATTTCGGCAAGGCCTCCCTGAGAACCGTATGCATCTGGGTCCGGTCTGACATGCCTATGTATGATGATGGTGGAATATTGCTTTATCGCATTCAAAATTTTATCCTTCATTATCTTCACCTTCTAATAAGTTATGGAATAGTATGGCTTTTTTAGACTCCAATCGTTACAATATATGATAGATATTGTCGAATGCTGGAGGAAAAATCATGCCATTTTTAGTAGTCATCATCGTATTGTCACTTTCATTTTATATATACTACAAGGTGAAATACGTTCGGAGCAGCCTGCCAATGGAGAGAAAAACCCTTTCAGGCAAATCAAGCATTGCATTGGGGCTTTTTGTCGGCCTGTTTGGCGTCAACCAGCTGTTCCTGTATCATTCTACAACAACTTATATCGTCGCAGCCCTTTTTATAATCGTTGGGGCACTCAGTATCTGGGCCGGCTTCAAATCCTATCGTTTCTATCTTCCATACGCAATCAAAGAAATGGAAGAAGTAGAGAAGCAGGGATAATTTACCCCATTCATTAATTGAACTGAACCGATTCCACAAGAATCGGTTCTTTTTTTCCCTTATCTGTCTATCAATTGGCACATCATCAGCGCTTTTCCAACAAGCACACCTTCATGGAAGACTTCGACATCGACCTTCCCGAATTTCCTGCCTACTTCCAACACTTTCGGCCTGATTTCAATGAGGCTTTCCATTTGCACAGGTTTGATAAAATAAATCGTCATATTTTCAACGACCAGATCGCCTTTTTTGAAATTTTTCAATGACCTGTTTGCAGCTTCCGTCACAATAGTGGTAAAAACCCCATATGAAATGGTGCCAAGCTGATTGGTCATCTGCGGACTTACCTCAAAAGTGAAGGTACCATTCAACGTTTCTGAAACCGTAAGCCGGTCCGTCATAATATCGTCGATTGTCTCGCCGACTTGCGGCTGCCTCTGAATCATCTGCAGGGCTTTTAAGACATCCTGACGGCTGATGATTCCCTGCAGGCGGTTTTGTTCATTGACCGCTGGAAGGACCTCAATCCCTTCCCAGATCATCATGTGGGCCGCGGAAGCTACACTAGTTTTGGCACCTACTGTAATGGGATTCTTGGTCATTAATTTTTCGATGCCTGCATTCATTTCCTGCCCAATGATATCTTTGGAAGTAATCATCCCCTGGATTTTCATGCTTTGATCTACGACAGGAAATCGGCTGTGTCCCGTTTCCTTGTTTTTTTGATGCCATATCTCTACTGAATCGCCCGTTTTTAAATAAATCGTCTGTTCAAGCGGCGTCAATATATCTTCAACAAAAACGATATCTTTTTTGATCAGCTGATCATAAATGGCCCTGTTGATCATGGTAGCAACCGTAAACGTATCGTAGCTCGTTGAAATAATCGGAAGCTCCAGTTCATCTGCAAGCTTTTTGACGTGGTCTTCTGTATCGAATCCACCGGTGATCAATACAGCTGCGCCTGCTCTTAGTGCCTGTTCATGCGCCTTGATCCTGTTCCCAACAATTAGCAGGTTGCCTGCCCCGGTGTATCTCATCATTGCTTCGAGCTGCATGGCGCCGATGACGAACTTCGTCAACGTTTTATGAAGTCCATCCCTTCCGCCCAAAACTTGTCCATCAATGATATTGACCACTTCGGCAAAAGTCAGCTTCTCAATATTTTCTTTCTTTTTCCGTTCAATCCTGATGGTCCCCACACGTTCGATCGTGCTGACGTACCCTTTATTCTCAGCGTCCTTAATGGCCCTGTAGGCAGTTCCTTCACTGACGTTCATGGCTCTCGCAATCTGCCTGACGGAAATCTTTTCGCCGACAGGAAGCTCATCTATGTACTGTAAAATCTGTTCATGCTTTGTAGCCAAGCTTTTCACCCTTTTCTATCTGGACCTCTCTATTATCATTATTATAAGTTGAAAAGCTTGGATATTCAATTTCTGCACCATTAATGAGCGCGCATTTTACGCTTATCCTCTTTATTCGTTTTTGCATTAACCCATGATTTATTCTTTTTAGGCGAATATAATAGGGCAGACAGATTTCCCAAGATGACGAAAAGTGCAAACACAGCCCATGCCAAAGTAAAGATCCCTTCCATCCCGCCGCTGTGAAAATCAAGATTCGGCAGACCATAATACAATAGCAGTCCGCTCAATAGCAGACACAATAGATACCTTTGTTTCATTTCTCTTCCCCCTTTTTATAGCTTGTTCTATTCTATGCAGGGGGTGATGAAGAAATACGAGAAGAGGCATTGCTGCTTTGTGTTCCCGGAATGGAAAAAGGCATCATCCTCTTCATCAGAAGGTTGATGCCCTTTTTCATGATTAACCTATTATAATTCGATTACATCGCCAGGCTTCATCACTTTGCCGTTTTGATCTTTAAGCATTTCCACAAAACGATGCGGATCCTGCTTGATTGGAGGGAATGTATCGTAATGAATTGGAACAACCACTTTTGCCTGCAGAAGCTCTGCCGCATAAGCAGCATCCTCCGGGCCCATTGTGAAGTTATCCCCAATCGGAAGGAATGCCGCATCAATAGGGTGACGGTCCCCGATCAGCTTCATATCCGAGAATAAGCCTGTATCTCCCGCGTGGTAGATCGTTTTGCCTTCAGCTGTGAATAACACTCCTGCAGGCATTCCCATGTAGATAATTTCTTTGTTTTCAGTCACATAGCCGGAACCATGGAAGGCTTGAGTCAATTTGACTTTCCCAAAATCAAATTGGAAGGAGCCTCCAATATGCATCGGATGGGTATTCAATCCTTGGAACCCAAGGTAGACAGCAAGTTCGTTCGGTGCAATGACCAGTGCATTGCTTTTTTTGGCAAGCTCAATCGTATCCCCTACATGGTCGCCATGGCCATGAGTCAGGATGATCACGTCCGGATTCTCATTTTCAACCTTGAGGTCCGTCAGTTCATTGCCGTTGATGAATGGATCAAATAAGATGGTTTTACCGCCTGTTTCTACTTTTAAGACTGAATGTCCATGATATGAAACTTTCACTGTAACCACTCCTAATCATTTGATTTCATGTTTTTATTCAAAAGGCCATTGATGAAAGGATTGCCTGCCTTTCCATACTCATATTTTATCTTATGGATTTTTGAATGTCTAAAGATAGGAACGCATGGATGTTCTATTCAGATTTGTTTAACAGTTTACATCCAAAATAATTGTTGGTACTCTTTTTTATGAAGACACTCATCCTATTTTGGGAGGAATACATATGAATAATAGACTGCAGAAATTTATGGATTGGATGAAGCAGGCAGGCGTTGATGCTTCTTTCATCACTTCAAAGGAAAATGTATTTTATTTAAGCGGTTTCAGGAGCGAACCTCATGAAAGGCTTCTTGGGGTCCTTGTTTTCCAAGATAAAGACCCGATTCTTGTATGTCCTGCATTGGATAAAGAGGATGCTAAAAATGCCGGATGGAATCATGAAATCATCGCCCACAGCGACACAGACCGTCCTTGGGACCTCATTGAAAACAGAGTGAATGAATTGTTCGACCAAATCAACGTTTGGGCAGTGGAAAAAGAACATATGAATGTAGAGAGATTCGAAGAGCTTCAAAGCCGCTACCCTGGATCACAATTGGTCTCAGCAGAAGAAAAGATGAAAGTCCTTCGTCTGATCAAAGATGAACAGGAACTTGAGATTTTAAGAAAAGCTGCTGAATTTGCGGATTATGCGGTTAAACTCGGCGTGGAGGAAATTGCAGAAGGCACTTCTGAAATGGAAATCATCGCAAAAATCGAGTATGAATTGAAGAAAAAAGGGATTTCCGAAATGTCCTTTTCCACGATGGTCCTGACAGGGAAAAATGGAGCTTCTCCACATGGAAACCCTGGAAGCACAAAAATCCAAAAAGGCGATCTTGTCTTATTTGACCTAGGAGTGGTCTTGGATGGATACTGCTCTGACATTACGAGGACTGTAGCTTACGGAGAGCTGAACGACAAGCAGCTTGAGATCTATAATACTGTGCTTAAAGCACAGCTGGCAGCTGTGGAAGCAGTGAAGCCTGGAGTCAAGGTAAGTGAGCTTGACAGGATTGCACGTAAAACGATTGAAGATGCAGGGTACGGGGAGTATTTCCCACACCGTCTTGGCCACGGCCTTGGAATAAGCGTCCATGAGTATCCGGATATCAAAGAAACGAATGACCTCGTCCTTGAAGAAGGAATGGTATTCACCATCGAGCCCGGAATCTACGTGCCGAATGTGGCAGGCGTGAGGATTGAAGATGACATCCTCGTCACAAAAGACGGGTATGAATTGTTTACGAAATTCCCTAAAGAACTGCAATATGTAAAATAAGTGTTATAAAAAAGGCAATAAAAACAGGCTGGAACTTGTCCAGCCTGTTTTTTTGCCAGTATTTATCTTTCAAGCAATGATTTTGCATCGGAATAGTCTACTCCATGTGCTTCTGCAACTGCTTTGAATGTTACATATCCATCAAGAGTATTGATTCCTTTAAGCAATGCTTCATTATCAAGGCAAGCTTTTTCGTAGCCTTTGTTTGCAATTTGAACTGCATAAGGAACTGTTACGTTTGTCAACGCCATTGTAGATGTACGCGGGACCGCACCAGGCATGTTGGCAACTGCATAGTGTACGACGCCATGCTTCGAATAAGTAGGATCGTCATGTGTAGTGATGCGATCCGTTGTTTCGAAAATACCGCCTTGGTCAATCGCGATATCCACTACGACAGAACCGTCGCTCATGGATTTGATCATATCTTCTGTAACAAGCTTAGGCGCTTTTGCTCCAGGGATCAACACAGCACCGATGACAAGGTCTGATTCTTTAACAGCCTCTGCAATGTTAAGAGGGTTGGAAATCAAAGTAGTTACATCGCTTCCGAAGATATCATCCAATTGGCGCAGACGCTCAGGGTTCAAGTCGATGATTGTAACTTGTGCACCAAGACCGATTGCCATCTTCGCAGCGTTTGTACCAGCAACTCCTCCTCCGATGATTGTTACGCGGCCACGGTGAACACCTGGCACGCCGGAAAGAAGGATACCTTTTCCTCCATGGATTTTCTCAAGGAACTGAGCACCGATTTGAGAAGCCATGCGTCCAGCCACTTCACTCATAGGAGTCAATAATGGCAGGGAGCCGTTAGGAAGCTGTACTGTTTCATAGGCGATTCCGACCACTTTATTGTCGACAAGAGCTTTCGTCAACTCAGGCTCTGGAGCAAGGTGAAGATATGTAAACAAAATCAGCCCTTCACGGAAGTAATTGTATTCGGATGGAAGCGGTTCCTTAACTTTCATGACCATTTCCATATCCCATGCTTCCGGTGCAGAACCTACAATCTTGGCACCTGCTTGCAGATAATCTTCGTCTGTAAAGGCAGATCCGAGACCTGCTCCTGTTTCGATATAAACTTCATGGCCGTTGTTGACTAAATGAACAACTCCAGCTGGTGTCATTGCTACACGATTTTCGTTGTTTTTTATTTCTTTAGGTACACCAATACGCATACCACATACCTCCTAAATTCGAATTCTTTAGTGTGACATGTTCAAATACTTATTTAATATAACATTATAAATGAGTATTTGCGAAGCATTATTAATCATATTTTTCGCCGAAAAAAGTATTTTGAAAACACTTACATTTTAGAAAAAATAATCGGACTCATTATACTAGTATTTCCGCTCATTTCATCTTTTATAATTTAAACATTCGAATATTTCAATCCTGCGGGCTTTTCGCTAAAATGATACAGTAGCCTTTATGAGAAAGAAGGAAATCAACTTGCAGACTGCTAAATTAGATAAACTGGAACGCATCGGTCTTGAATCCGTTCCGACAGAACTTAAAACGTCCAATTGGTTCGATTACTTTATCATTCAATTATCCTTTTCCGTAAACTCAGGAAATTTCATTGTTCCCGCCCTTGCGGTACTTGACGGGAGGCTCCCCATTTTCTGGGCTATCGCTTCCACTTTTTCAGGCGCTGCACTGGCATTTCTTTTTGTGTCCCTCCTTTCACTGCCCGGAGCTAAGTACGGATTGCCTGCGCAATATGCCATCCGCTCCATTTTAGGAACAAAGGTTGCGCGGTACCTATCATCTCCCATCAGGTCCCTCACTTCCCTTTATTGGTTCAGCGTGCAAACGATCAGCGGGACCATTGTCATCACTGAAATGGCAAAGGATTATTTTGAGATTACGCTTCCCTTTATGCCCATCGCCATCATCCTTGCTGTCATTATGACTGTTCTGGCACTGGTGGGCTTTGATGCTGTGAAAAAAGCGACGAAGTATTTTATGCCGATTCTCATCATTGGCCAAATCATCCTGCTTTATATATTCATTAAAGAGGGGGCACCTTCTTCCGCCATCCATGAGACGGGGAGATTCTCAGCCTCCTCCTTTTTCTTTTTTTCAAGTCTTGCATTTGTTCAATACGTGTCAGGTGTGAGTGCTTCATCCGATGTGACCCGCTACGCTAAAAGTACAAGACATGGAGCAATCGGCCTTTTCGCAGGGAATGCCATTGGCTTCTTCATGACTGCATTATTGGGGGCCCTTTCAGCCGGACTTACGAAAAACCTGAACCCATTCGTTTCAGGGAGTGCTCTTTCAGGTTCAATGTTTGTGACAATCATACTTTTGGTTTGTGCACTGGTATCGATGATTTCCATCAACTTGAGCAATGCTTATACCGGGGGATTCAGTCTACTGAATGCCGTCCCTTCATTGGGAAGGATCCGAAGCTCCATTGTGTTTGGTTCGTTTGCCATCTTGTTAAGCTGCTTCCCGGGGCTGGTTGAAAATGCTAAGGAATATATCAGTTACCTAGGTGCATTGATCATACCGATTTCTGCTGTCATCATTGCTGATTTCTGTTTTTTTAAGAAGCTTGAGCTGACAGAGGATGATCTCATTTCGATTGCATCGGGTTCATTCCGGTATAATTTTAAGGGTCTGTGGATTATTTTATTATCAGCTGTTCTTTATCTGTTTTTGCCTGAGAAGTGGTCCCCTGGATTTCTTGTGTTTGTTTTTTCATTCCTCTTTTATTTCTCGATAAAAAGCATTGGGAAAAGTCCAACCGTAAGTACCACCAATCATAATCTGCAGCAATAAAAAATGGCCGCTTAATCTGCGGCCATTTTCATTATTCTGTTGTTTCGATTTCTTCCTGTTCAGCTGCTTCTTTGTCGAATGTGCCTTCTGAATAGACATTCATGATTTGGCTGCTTACTTCATTCAAACCTTCTTCGTTGTAATTCATTTCTTCTTTCGGGTCACGTTTACGCATTTCAATTCCTCCCATGCTTGTTTACACTGTTAGTATTTGATTGGAATTGATATTTATAACCGTGAAATGGATGGAAATGAAAGCCAGGTCTATAATAACTTATTGGTACGCCCCTTATTGGGGAACGCTCTCTTTATTCAATGCTTTCTCTGCCTGCTTCAATTGTAACTTGATCTGTTCGAATCCCGTGCCTCCGTAGGAATTCCTTCTCTTGACAGCTTGTTCCGGAGTTAGGACATCATAAATGTTTTCTTCTATGAGCGGACATGATTCCTTGAATTCTTCCAGATTTACATCACTCAAGAATTTCCCCTCTTCGATGCATTTCAGGACTAGTTTCCCAACGATTTCATGCGCTTCCCTGAAAGGGATACCTTTTGCTGCCAGATAATCAGCCAACTCGGTTGCATTGGAAAAGTCCTTTTTCACCGTATCCCATAGCCTTTGTACATTGACACTCATCGTATCTATCATTCCGGTAAAAACTTTCAATGACGTCCGGATGGTTTTGACAGTATCAAACATCCCTTCCTTATCCTCCTGCATATCCTTGTTGTAGGCCAGAGGCAGGCCTTTAAGGATCGTCAGCATACCAATAAGATGCCCGTACACCCTTCCTGTTTTTCCTCTGATCAATTCCGCCATGTCGGGATTCTTCTTCTGGGGCATGATGCTGCTCCCCGTTGAGTATGAATCATGCAATTCTATGAACTGGAATTCCTGGCTCGCCCAGAGAATCACTTCTTCTGCAAACCGGGATAAGTGCATGATGAGTATAGAGGAATTGCTTAAAAATTCAATGATAAAATCCCTGTCACTTACTGCGTCCAGGCTATTTTGATATAAATCGCTGAATCCGAGTTTTTCAGCGGTCATCTGACGGTCAATTGGAAAAGTCGTTCCTGCCAATGCTCCTGCCCCTAATGGAGACAAATCGATTCTTTTCAAGCTGTCCTGATAGCGCTCCTTATCCCTCTCGAGCATCCAAAAATACGCCATCAAATGGTGGGCGAAAGAGATCGGCTGAGCCCTCTGAAGGTGCGTGTAGCCTGGTGCAATCGTTTCAATATGTCCGCTTGCTTTCACCATCAAAACTTCCTGGAAAATCTCGATTTCATTTATGATGGCTTCCACTTGTTTTTTAAGATAAAGATGCATATCGGTCGCTACCTGATCATTCCGGCTTCTTCCCGTA from Falsibacillus pallidus encodes the following:
- a CDS encoding M24 family metallopeptidase, with translation MNNRLQKFMDWMKQAGVDASFITSKENVFYLSGFRSEPHERLLGVLVFQDKDPILVCPALDKEDAKNAGWNHEIIAHSDTDRPWDLIENRVNELFDQINVWAVEKEHMNVERFEELQSRYPGSQLVSAEEKMKVLRLIKDEQELEILRKAAEFADYAVKLGVEEIAEGTSEMEIIAKIEYELKKKGISEMSFSTMVLTGKNGASPHGNPGSTKIQKGDLVLFDLGVVLDGYCSDITRTVAYGELNDKQLEIYNTVLKAQLAAVEAVKPGVKVSELDRIARKTIEDAGYGEYFPHRLGHGLGISVHEYPDIKETNDLVLEEGMVFTIEPGIYVPNVAGVRIEDDILVTKDGYELFTKFPKELQYVK
- the ald gene encoding alanine dehydrogenase, producing MRIGVPKEIKNNENRVAMTPAGVVHLVNNGHEVYIETGAGLGSAFTDEDYLQAGAKIVGSAPEAWDMEMVMKVKEPLPSEYNYFREGLILFTYLHLAPEPELTKALVDNKVVGIAYETVQLPNGSLPLLTPMSEVAGRMASQIGAQFLEKIHGGKGILLSGVPGVHRGRVTIIGGGVAGTNAAKMAIGLGAQVTIIDLNPERLRQLDDIFGSDVTTLISNPLNIAEAVKESDLVIGAVLIPGAKAPKLVTEDMIKSMSDGSVVVDIAIDQGGIFETTDRITTHDDPTYSKHGVVHYAVANMPGAVPRTSTMALTNVTVPYAVQIANKGYEKACLDNEALLKGINTLDGYVTFKAVAEAHGVDYSDAKSLLER
- a CDS encoding purine-cytosine permease family protein: MQTAKLDKLERIGLESVPTELKTSNWFDYFIIQLSFSVNSGNFIVPALAVLDGRLPIFWAIASTFSGAALAFLFVSLLSLPGAKYGLPAQYAIRSILGTKVARYLSSPIRSLTSLYWFSVQTISGTIVITEMAKDYFEITLPFMPIAIILAVIMTVLALVGFDAVKKATKYFMPILIIGQIILLYIFIKEGAPSSAIHETGRFSASSFFFFSSLAFVQYVSGVSASSDVTRYAKSTRHGAIGLFAGNAIGFFMTALLGALSAGLTKNLNPFVSGSALSGSMFVTIILLVCALVSMISINLSNAYTGGFSLLNAVPSLGRIRSSIVFGSFAILLSCFPGLVENAKEYISYLGALIIPISAVIIADFCFFKKLELTEDDLISIASGSFRYNFKGLWIILLSAVLYLFLPEKWSPGFLVFVFSFLFYFSIKSIGKSPTVSTTNHNLQQ
- the argH gene encoding argininosuccinate lyase; amino-acid sequence: MKKLWNGRFKDHAAGWIEEFGASISFDQELVMEDLQGSLAHVEMLKECGIISEDDADQIIGGLKSLKAKAERNELQYDVANEDIHLNIEKMLIETIGPVGGKVHTGRSRNDQVATDMHLYLKKQVEAIINEIEIFQEVLMVKASGHIETIAPGYTHLQRAQPISFAHHLMAYFWMLERDKERYQDSLKRIDLSPLGAGALAGTTFPIDRQMTAEKLGFSDLYQNSLDAVSDRDFIIEFLSNSSILIMHLSRFAEEVILWASQEFQFIELHDSYSTGSSIMPQKKNPDMAELIRGKTGRVYGHLIGMLTILKGLPLAYNKDMQEDKEGMFDTVKTIRTSLKVFTGMIDTMSVNVQRLWDTVKKDFSNATELADYLAAKGIPFREAHEIVGKLVLKCIEEGKFLSDVNLEEFKESCPLIEENIYDVLTPEQAVKRRNSYGGTGFEQIKLQLKQAEKALNKESVPQ